In a single window of the Streptococcus ilei genome:
- a CDS encoding fructose-6-phosphate aldolase, with amino-acid sequence MEFMLDTLNLDEIKKWARVLPLAGVTSNPTIAKKEGDIDFFDRIHKVREIIGGSPSIHVQVVAKDYEGILKDAAKIREQCDENTYIKVPVTPEGLAAIKVLKAEGYKITATAIYTVFQGLLAIEAGADYLAPYYNRMENLNIDSAQVISQLASAIERNHSSSKILAASFKNVAQVNRAFKEGTQAITAGADVFEAAFGMPSIAKAVDDFEADWSAVHQKTTI; translated from the coding sequence ATGGAATTTATGCTTGATACTTTAAATTTAGATGAGATAAAAAAATGGGCGCGAGTGTTACCCCTTGCTGGGGTAACTTCGAACCCAACAATTGCCAAAAAAGAAGGGGACATTGATTTTTTTGATCGTATCCATAAGGTGCGGGAAATCATCGGAGGTTCTCCTTCCATCCATGTTCAAGTTGTCGCAAAAGATTATGAAGGAATTTTAAAAGATGCGGCTAAAATTCGCGAACAATGCGATGAAAATACCTATATTAAAGTCCCAGTTACACCTGAAGGACTTGCTGCAATTAAAGTGTTAAAAGCAGAGGGTTACAAAATTACTGCAACAGCAATCTATACTGTTTTTCAAGGACTGTTAGCGATTGAAGCAGGAGCCGACTATTTAGCACCTTATTACAATCGTATGGAAAACTTAAACATTGATTCAGCTCAGGTTATTTCTCAGTTAGCGAGTGCCATAGAGCGTAATCATTCATCAAGCAAAATTCTAGCAGCTTCCTTTAAAAATGTGGCTCAAGTTAATAGAGCATTTAAAGAAGGAACACAAGCAATTACGGCAGGGGCAGATGTCTTTGAAGCAGCTTTTGGAATGCCTTCTATTGCAAAAGCAGTAGATGACTTCGAGGCAGATTGGTCAGCCGTTCATCAAAAGACTACAATTTGA
- a CDS encoding glycerol dehydrogenase, translated as MRNFASPSRYIQGENALFENAKPILELGSHPVLLCDSVVYDIVGERFEKYLLRYGFTVLPVFFNGEASDNEINRVVSLAEENGCDLVIGLGGGKTIDSAKAIADLLQSPVVIAPTIASTDAPVSALSVIYTDEGAFARYIFYSKNPELVLVDSKVISQAPKRLLASGIADGLATWVEARAVMQANGKTMLGKHQTLAGVAIAQRCEEILFADGLQAMAACEAKVVTPALENIIEANTLLSGIGFESGGLAAAHAIHNGFTALTGDIHQLTHGEKVAYGTLVQLFLENRPKEELNKYIRFYQQIGMPTTLKEMHLENASYEDLLKVGQQATIEGETIHQMPFKVQASDIAQAIVAVDAYVKSLG; from the coding sequence ATGAGAAATTTTGCAAGTCCATCTCGTTACATACAAGGTGAGAATGCTTTATTTGAAAATGCAAAACCTATTTTAGAGCTGGGGAGTCATCCCGTTTTACTCTGTGATTCAGTGGTCTATGATATTGTAGGAGAACGTTTTGAAAAGTATCTCCTCCGGTATGGCTTTACAGTCTTGCCAGTGTTCTTCAATGGTGAAGCTTCTGATAATGAAATCAATCGTGTGGTCAGTCTGGCAGAAGAAAATGGCTGTGATTTGGTTATTGGACTTGGTGGAGGAAAGACCATCGACAGTGCAAAAGCTATTGCAGATCTTTTACAATCACCAGTTGTCATTGCTCCGACCATTGCCTCGACAGATGCTCCAGTCTCAGCCTTGTCAGTTATCTACACGGATGAAGGAGCCTTTGCTCGCTATATCTTCTATTCTAAAAATCCAGAATTGGTCTTGGTGGATAGTAAAGTGATCTCTCAAGCACCAAAACGTTTGCTGGCTTCTGGTATCGCAGATGGGTTAGCGACTTGGGTCGAAGCGCGTGCGGTAATGCAAGCCAACGGAAAAACCATGCTAGGCAAACACCAAACTCTAGCGGGTGTCGCGATTGCGCAACGTTGTGAAGAAATCTTATTTGCTGATGGTCTCCAAGCCATGGCGGCATGTGAAGCCAAAGTTGTAACGCCTGCTCTTGAAAACATCATTGAAGCCAATACCCTTCTCAGTGGGATTGGGTTTGAAAGTGGTGGCTTGGCAGCGGCTCACGCCATCCATAATGGTTTTACTGCCCTCACTGGGGACATCCACCAATTGACACACGGTGAAAAAGTAGCCTATGGCACCTTGGTTCAATTGTTCTTGGAAAACCGTCCAAAAGAAGAATTGAACAAATATATTCGTTTTTATCAACAAATTGGTATGCCAACGACTCTGAAAGAAATGCATCTTGAAAATGCAAGCTACGAAGATCTTCTTAAGGTTGGCCAACAAGCAACCATTGAAGGAGAAACCATCCATCAAATGCCATTCAAGGTACAAGCATCTGATATTGCTCAAGCGATTGTAGCAGTAGATGCTTATGTCAAGTCCTTAGGTTAA
- a CDS encoding bacteriocin, translating to MTECSQKELAQIVGGGGSRPNVVQGQSDKIEIGRPGFVKRPPLARI from the coding sequence ATGACAGAATGTAGTCAAAAAGAATTGGCACAGATTGTAGGAGGAGGAGGTTCTCGCCCAAATGTGGTTCAAGGTCAGTCAGATAAGATTGAGATTGGACGTCCTGGATTTGTGAAGCGACCACCGCTCGCTCGTATTTAA
- a CDS encoding CPBP family intramembrane glutamic endopeptidase, with amino-acid sequence MSKTDRLFQLATIGILCINFALFNVGLPTDLVGHLSDDSYYGLLLLLIGLIGGVAVTLLVKSRRWDLYGKFTFKASYLAVFVLVFLAHFLWDMFSAAVFPPTKNSIALAEISSDLSGWALVLIRYVYACLLAPIVEELVFRDLVMTALAPYQKYKLDMLVSASLFSLSHVWQHGWDLPSFIVYLVPGLLFCAVLRYTKSIYWAILQHASWNSFLTLLSLLVSGI; translated from the coding sequence ATGAGTAAGACAGACAGATTGTTTCAACTAGCGACAATTGGAATTCTCTGCATCAATTTTGCGCTTTTTAACGTGGGACTCCCAACGGATTTAGTGGGCCACCTATCGGATGATTCTTATTATGGCTTGCTCCTCTTGTTGATAGGATTGATTGGGGGGGTAGCCGTTACACTCTTGGTAAAGAGTCGTCGCTGGGACTTGTACGGGAAATTCACCTTTAAAGCTTCCTATTTGGCGGTGTTTGTGCTTGTTTTTCTTGCTCACTTTTTATGGGATATGTTTTCTGCAGCGGTATTTCCGCCCACTAAGAATTCCATAGCCCTTGCAGAAATATCTAGTGATTTGTCAGGCTGGGCCTTGGTGTTGATACGCTATGTCTATGCCTGCTTGCTGGCTCCCATTGTGGAAGAGCTAGTTTTTCGTGATTTGGTCATGACGGCTTTGGCACCTTATCAGAAGTATAAGCTGGATATGCTTGTTTCGGCCTCCTTGTTCAGCCTCTCGCATGTCTGGCAGCATGGCTGGGATTTGCCAAGCTTTATCGTCTACTTGGTACCGGGCCTGCTATTTTGTGCGGTCTTGCGTTATACCAAATCGATTTACTGGGCTATCCTTCAGCATGCCTCTTGGAATAGCTTCCTTACCCTCTTATCCCTCCTGGTCAGTGGGATTTAA
- a CDS encoding peptide ABC transporter substrate-binding protein, whose translation MKKGKLLLATGALLLSVSALVACSQGGKSSSSDNQVFSYVYTQDPDTLDYSLSNKRSTSEFTGNAVDGLLEVDKYGNLIPSLAKDWTVSKDGLTYTYKLRKGVKWVTAEGEEFGEVKAQDFVTGLQHAADKKSSALYLVQQSIKGLDDYVSGKTKDFSTVGIKAVDDYTVQYTLNQPESFWNSKTTMGILMPVNKEFLDSKGDDYGQGTNPSSILYCGPYLIKAITSKSVVTLEKNPTYWDADNVKISKVKLTYYDGQDSESLIRGFDNGDYTFARVFPNGSNYKSVEKKHKDDIVFSDQGSSTYNLSFNIDRQAYEITTKTTDAQKSSTKKAILNKDFRQAIMFAFNRKAYVAQANGEASADKVIRNTFTPPNFVQIDGKDFGESVEKNLEEYGDEWKGVSVEDGKDTLYNPTKAKEEFAKAKEALQGQGVEFPIHLDLPVSSTYTEGVKQAQSFKQSIESTLGAENVVIDLNMVSEDDLNRVTYFAENASQQDWDLNNNLGWGPDYTDPSSYLDITSSKNGENANSYFGFDAGTNNAAAKEAGFDEYDQLIEDAHNETKDVNDRYKKYAKAQAWLTDSALLIPIHSDGASPGVRKTVPYTAAFAWTGHKGQTFNYKYLELQDKVLKTKEYDEAREQWKKEKEESNKKAQKELESHVED comes from the coding sequence ATGAAAAAAGGGAAGCTACTCTTAGCCACCGGCGCTCTGCTTTTGTCTGTAAGCGCACTGGTAGCCTGCTCACAAGGAGGGAAATCTTCAAGTTCGGACAACCAGGTCTTTAGTTATGTATATACGCAAGATCCGGATACTTTGGATTATTCACTTTCTAATAAACGGTCGACTTCAGAATTTACAGGTAATGCTGTGGATGGTTTGTTAGAAGTTGACAAATATGGCAACTTAATCCCATCTCTTGCTAAGGATTGGACTGTTTCAAAAGATGGTCTGACCTATACCTATAAACTTCGTAAAGGGGTTAAATGGGTGACCGCTGAAGGGGAAGAATTCGGAGAAGTTAAGGCCCAAGACTTTGTAACGGGGCTTCAGCACGCAGCGGACAAGAAATCTTCGGCCCTCTATCTCGTCCAACAATCTATCAAAGGGTTGGATGATTATGTCTCAGGGAAAACCAAAGACTTCTCAACAGTTGGTATCAAAGCTGTCGATGACTATACTGTTCAATACACCTTGAACCAACCAGAAAGTTTCTGGAATTCAAAAACCACCATGGGCATTTTGATGCCAGTCAATAAAGAATTCTTAGATTCTAAGGGAGATGACTACGGTCAAGGTACGAACCCTTCTAGTATTCTTTATTGTGGTCCTTATTTGATCAAAGCTATCACCTCTAAATCTGTTGTGACGCTTGAAAAGAACCCAACCTATTGGGATGCGGATAATGTAAAAATTTCTAAGGTTAAGCTGACCTATTATGATGGACAAGATTCAGAATCTTTGATCCGTGGATTTGATAACGGAGACTATACCTTTGCCCGTGTCTTCCCAAATGGCTCTAACTATAAGAGTGTAGAGAAGAAACACAAAGATGACATTGTCTTCAGTGACCAAGGATCCTCTACTTATAACTTGTCTTTCAACATTGACCGTCAAGCTTATGAGATTACGACGAAGACGACAGATGCTCAAAAGAGCTCAACCAAGAAAGCAATTTTGAATAAAGACTTCCGTCAAGCCATTATGTTTGCCTTCAACCGCAAGGCCTATGTAGCGCAAGCCAATGGGGAAGCATCTGCAGACAAGGTCATCCGCAACACCTTCACTCCTCCAAACTTTGTTCAAATTGATGGCAAAGATTTCGGTGAGTCTGTAGAGAAAAACTTAGAAGAATATGGTGATGAATGGAAAGGTGTTTCTGTCGAAGATGGAAAAGATACCCTTTACAATCCAACCAAGGCCAAGGAAGAGTTTGCCAAGGCTAAAGAAGCCCTTCAAGGCCAAGGGGTAGAGTTCCCGATTCATTTGGACCTCCCTGTTTCATCAACCTATACAGAAGGAGTCAAGCAAGCTCAATCCTTTAAACAGTCGATTGAATCTACCCTAGGAGCAGAAAATGTCGTCATCGACTTGAACATGGTATCTGAGGACGATCTTAATCGAGTGACCTACTTTGCTGAAAATGCTTCCCAACAAGACTGGGATTTGAACAACAACTTAGGTTGGGGACCAGACTATACTGATCCATCTTCTTACCTAGATATCACAAGCTCTAAGAATGGTGAAAATGCCAATTCCTACTTTGGATTTGATGCGGGAACGAATAACGCAGCTGCTAAAGAAGCTGGTTTTGATGAATACGATCAACTGATCGAAGACGCGCACAATGAAACAAAAGACGTCAACGACCGCTATAAAAAATATGCTAAAGCTCAGGCTTGGTTGACTGATAGTGCCCTCTTGATTCCAATTCATTCAGATGGAGCTTCTCCAGGTGTTCGTAAGACAGTTCCATACACAGCTGCCTTTGCTTGGACAGGACACAAGGGTCAAACCTTCAACTACAAGTACTTGGAATTGCAAGACAAAGTCTTGAAAACCAAGGAGTACGATGAAGCGCGTGAACAATGGAAGAAAGAAAAAGAAGAATCCAATAAGAAAGCTCAAAAAGAACTAGAAAGTCACGTAGAGGACTAG
- the leuS gene encoding leucine--tRNA ligase, with protein MSFYNHKEIEPKWQKHWADHHTFKTGTDASKPKFYALDMFPYPSGAGLHVGHPEGYTATDILSRFKRAQGYNVLHPMGWDAFGLPAEQYAMDTGNDPAEFTAENIANFKRQINALGFSYDWDREVNTTDPNYYKWTQWIFTKLYEKGLAYEAEVPVNWVEELGTAIANEEVLPDGTSERGGYPVVRKPMRQWMLKITAYAERLLNDLDDLDWPESIKDMQRNWIGKSTGANVTFKVKGTDKEFTVFTTRPDTLFGATFTVLAPEHDLVDAITSPEQSQAVADYKHQASLKSDLARTDLAKEKTGVWTGAYAINPVNGKEIPIWIADYVLSSYGTGAVMAVPAHDQRDWEFANQFGLPIVEVLEGGNVAEAAYTEDGLHVNSDFLDGLNKEDAIAKIVAWLEEKGCGQEKVTYRLRDWLFSRQRYWGEPIPIIHWEDGTSTAVPESDLPLVLPVTKDIRPSGTGESPLANLTDWLEVTREDGVKGRRETNTMPQWAGSSWYYLRYIDPHNTEKLADEDLLKQWLPVDIYVGGAEHAVLHLLYARFWHKFLYDIGVVPTKEPFQKLFNQGMILGTSYRDHRGALVATDKVEKRDGSFFHVETGEELEQAPAKMSKSLKNVVNPDDVVEQYGADTLRVYEMFMGPLDASIAWSEEGLEGSRKFLDRVYRLITTKEIVSENNGALDKVYNETVKAVTEQIESMKFNTAIAQLMVFVNAANKEDKLYVDYAKGFIQLIAPFAPHLAEELWQTVAATGESISYVAWPTWDESKLVEDEIEIVVQIKGKVRAKLMVAKDLSREELQEVALADEKVKAEIDGKDIVKVISVPNKLVNIVTK; from the coding sequence ATGAGTTTTTACAATCATAAAGAAATCGAGCCTAAGTGGCAGAAACACTGGGCTGACCATCACACCTTTAAGACAGGAACAGATGCCTCAAAACCGAAGTTTTATGCGCTTGACATGTTTCCTTACCCATCTGGAGCGGGTCTTCACGTAGGACACCCAGAAGGCTACACAGCGACAGATATCCTTAGCCGTTTCAAACGTGCCCAAGGTTACAATGTCCTTCACCCAATGGGGTGGGATGCTTTTGGTTTGCCTGCAGAGCAATATGCCATGGATACTGGGAATGACCCAGCGGAATTCACAGCAGAAAACATTGCCAACTTCAAACGCCAAATCAATGCCCTTGGTTTCTCTTACGACTGGGATCGTGAAGTCAATACGACAGATCCTAACTACTATAAGTGGACGCAGTGGATTTTCACCAAGCTTTACGAAAAAGGCTTAGCCTATGAAGCCGAAGTACCCGTAAACTGGGTGGAGGAACTCGGAACAGCTATCGCCAACGAAGAAGTTCTTCCAGATGGAACATCTGAGCGTGGTGGCTATCCAGTTGTCCGCAAACCAATGCGCCAATGGATGCTTAAAATCACGGCCTATGCAGAGCGCTTGCTCAACGATTTGGATGACCTAGATTGGCCAGAGTCTATCAAGGACATGCAACGTAACTGGATTGGGAAATCAACTGGTGCCAATGTCACCTTTAAAGTCAAAGGAACAGACAAGGAATTCACCGTCTTTACCACTCGTCCTGATACCCTTTTTGGTGCGACCTTCACTGTCTTAGCTCCTGAGCATGACTTGGTTGACGCTATTACAAGCCCAGAGCAGTCTCAAGCTGTGGCTGACTACAAACACCAAGCTAGCCTTAAATCAGACTTAGCTCGTACTGACCTTGCTAAGGAAAAAACAGGGGTTTGGACTGGTGCTTATGCTATCAACCCTGTAAACGGCAAAGAAATTCCAATCTGGATTGCCGACTATGTTCTTTCTAGCTATGGAACAGGTGCCGTTATGGCCGTACCTGCCCACGACCAGCGTGACTGGGAATTTGCTAACCAGTTTGGTCTTCCAATCGTAGAAGTGCTGGAAGGTGGAAATGTAGCAGAAGCTGCCTATACTGAAGATGGACTTCACGTTAATTCAGACTTCCTTGATGGACTGAACAAAGAAGATGCTATTGCCAAGATTGTGGCTTGGTTGGAAGAAAAAGGCTGTGGTCAAGAAAAGGTGACCTACCGTCTCCGTGACTGGCTCTTTAGCCGTCAACGTTACTGGGGTGAACCAATCCCAATCATTCATTGGGAAGATGGGACTTCAACAGCCGTTCCAGAAAGTGATTTGCCACTTGTCTTGCCAGTTACTAAGGACATCCGCCCTTCAGGTACTGGTGAAAGCCCATTGGCTAACTTGACCGACTGGCTGGAAGTGACTCGTGAAGATGGCGTCAAAGGTCGTCGTGAGACCAACACCATGCCACAATGGGCTGGTTCAAGCTGGTACTACCTCCGCTATATCGACCCACACAACACAGAAAAATTGGCTGATGAGGACCTCCTCAAACAATGGTTGCCAGTCGATATCTACGTGGGTGGTGCAGAGCATGCCGTGCTTCACTTGCTTTACGCTCGTTTCTGGCATAAATTCCTTTATGATATCGGTGTTGTACCAACTAAAGAACCATTCCAAAAACTCTTTAACCAAGGAATGATCTTGGGAACTAGCTACCGTGACCATCGTGGGGCTCTTGTGGCGACTGATAAGGTTGAAAAACGTGACGGTTCCTTCTTCCATGTGGAAACAGGGGAAGAGTTGGAGCAAGCACCAGCCAAGATGTCGAAATCCCTCAAGAACGTGGTGAACCCAGACGATGTGGTGGAACAATACGGTGCTGATACCCTTCGTGTCTATGAAATGTTCATGGGACCACTCGATGCTTCGATCGCTTGGTCTGAAGAAGGTCTGGAAGGAAGCCGTAAGTTCCTCGATCGTGTGTACCGTTTGATCACAACGAAAGAAATCGTTTCGGAAAACAATGGTGCTCTTGATAAGGTCTATAACGAGACCGTTAAGGCTGTTACAGAGCAAATCGAGTCGATGAAATTCAATACAGCCATTGCCCAACTCATGGTCTTTGTCAACGCGGCTAACAAGGAAGACAAGCTCTATGTGGATTATGCCAAAGGCTTTATCCAGTTGATCGCCCCATTTGCGCCTCATTTGGCAGAGGAACTCTGGCAAACTGTTGCAGCAACAGGTGAGTCCATCTCTTACGTGGCTTGGCCAACATGGGACGAAAGCAAATTGGTTGAAGACGAAATCGAAATCGTCGTTCAAATCAAAGGTAAAGTCCGTGCCAAACTCATGGTCGCCAAAGATCTGTCACGCGAAGAATTGCAAGAAGTGGCTCTGGCTGACGAAAAAGTTAAGGCCGAGATCGATGGCAAGGACATCGTGAAAGTGATTAGTGTACCTAACAAGCTTGTAAATATCGTAACGAAATAA
- a CDS encoding MerR family transcriptional regulator has translation MKSVKEVSQLSGVSVRTLHYYDEIDLLKPSMVAENGYRYYNRDAIIRLQEILLYRELDFPLKQIKELVSQDGYDKAQALKDQIQLLELKKSRLDAIISHAKALQMEEEEMSFEAFDQKALEDFQQEAHSRWGQTEAYQAFEAKGETAFPAVTKEMMEIMQAFGALRHGEASTQEAQDQVKVLQDYISEHFYPCDQTILAGLGQMYTEDNRFTTFIDQAGGPGTAEFVAKAISVYCQS, from the coding sequence ATGAAATCTGTAAAAGAAGTCAGCCAGTTGTCCGGGGTCAGTGTGCGCACCCTTCATTATTATGATGAGATTGATTTGCTGAAGCCGTCAATGGTTGCTGAAAACGGCTATCGTTATTATAATCGCGATGCGATCATCCGTTTGCAGGAAATTTTGCTCTACCGTGAGTTGGACTTCCCTCTAAAACAAATTAAGGAACTTGTAAGTCAGGATGGATATGATAAAGCTCAGGCATTGAAGGACCAGATTCAGCTCTTGGAGTTGAAAAAGTCCCGCCTAGATGCGATCATTTCCCATGCCAAAGCCTTACAAATGGAGGAAGAAGAAATGTCATTTGAAGCATTCGATCAAAAAGCCTTGGAGGACTTCCAGCAGGAAGCCCACTCTAGATGGGGGCAGACAGAGGCTTACCAGGCTTTTGAGGCCAAGGGCGAAACTGCTTTTCCAGCAGTTACAAAGGAAATGATGGAAATTATGCAAGCTTTTGGAGCGTTGCGGCATGGAGAGGCGAGTACGCAAGAAGCTCAGGATCAAGTCAAGGTCTTGCAGGATTATATTAGTGAGCACTTTTATCCGTGCGACCAAACAATTCTTGCGGGATTAGGGCAGATGTACACAGAAGATAATCGCTTTACAACGTTTATCGATCAGGCAGGTGGACCCGGTACGGCAGAGTTTGTTGCAAAAGCCATTTCAGTCTATTGCCAATCATAA
- a CDS encoding class IIb bacteriocin, lactobin A/cerein 7B family: MNNLQLLTTEELENTRGGIGLAEIVAISGVANFFVSVFNAGYKFGADLARRH, encoded by the coding sequence ATGAATAACTTACAACTTTTAACAACTGAAGAATTGGAAAACACCCGGGGCGGTATTGGCCTAGCTGAAATCGTTGCTATTTCAGGAGTTGCAAACTTTTTCGTTTCCGTCTTTAATGCCGGTTATAAATTTGGGGCTGACTTGGCCCGACGTCATTAA
- a CDS encoding class IIb bacteriocin, lactobin A/cerein 7B family — protein sequence MNTITIHSDDILSDHELASIQGGFIPAVIAGVATWKIATVAVGSVGLVFAAGADLGYLANRP from the coding sequence ATGAACACAATTACTATTCATTCTGATGACATCCTATCAGATCATGAACTAGCCTCTATTCAAGGTGGATTTATCCCAGCTGTAATTGCAGGGGTAGCTACATGGAAAATTGCTACAGTTGCTGTCGGTAGTGTAGGACTCGTTTTTGCTGCAGGAGCAGACCTAGGATATCTGGCTAACCGTCCATAG
- a CDS encoding gamma-glutamyl-gamma-aminobutyrate hydrolase family protein: MKKPVIGITGNQRPFREEEGMYLSYTPTGFVQGVQEAGGIPLILPIGDPASAGHYISLIDKLILTGGQHVSPQFYGAEKEIVSDDYLLERDLFELALIKEALAAKKPIFTVCRGMQLYNVAMGGTLYQDIDNHWQENPASEASHSIETVEGSVLRDLFGEVGQINSYHHQGIKDLAPHLEVIALSPDDQIIEAVQSSHGTAFLGVQWHPELRYQISKGDKALFDYVVNQL, translated from the coding sequence ATGAAGAAACCAGTGATTGGGATTACAGGCAACCAACGCCCTTTCCGTGAAGAAGAGGGAATGTACCTCAGTTATACACCGACAGGCTTTGTCCAGGGGGTTCAAGAAGCAGGGGGAATCCCTCTGATCCTTCCGATTGGAGACCCTGCATCGGCTGGGCACTATATTTCCTTGATTGATAAGTTGATTCTCACAGGTGGTCAGCATGTCTCTCCTCAGTTTTATGGAGCAGAGAAGGAGATTGTCAGTGACGATTACTTGCTTGAGCGCGACCTTTTTGAATTGGCCTTGATCAAGGAAGCGCTAGCTGCTAAGAAGCCCATCTTTACGGTTTGTCGAGGTATGCAACTTTACAATGTCGCCATGGGTGGGACGCTTTACCAAGATATCGACAACCACTGGCAGGAAAATCCTGCCAGCGAAGCCAGTCATTCAATCGAAACCGTTGAGGGGAGCGTTTTGCGAGACTTGTTCGGAGAAGTTGGTCAGATCAATTCCTACCACCATCAAGGGATTAAGGATTTAGCCCCTCACCTAGAAGTGATTGCTCTTAGTCCGGATGATCAGATTATCGAAGCGGTTCAATCATCCCACGGGACAGCCTTTCTAGGGGTTCAGTGGCATCCAGAACTGCGTTACCAGATAAGCAAGGGAGACAAGGCTCTCTTTGATTATGTCGTCAATCAATTATAA
- a CDS encoding glycoside hydrolase family 1 protein encodes MIKFPKDFLWGTSTSGPQTEGRFAGDGKGDNLWDYWYQVEPHRFRFQEGPGLTSTFYENWEEDIELLVETGHTAFRTSIQWSRIFPEGRGEVNPVGVAFYRQVFELIKSKGIHLMVNLYHFDLPFALQEQGDGWENKETVYAYRDYARFCFETYGDLVDQWITFNEPIVPVEFGYFYDAHYPHKVDAAAAVKVAYHTQLASSLVVKACHEVDPNYRIGVVLNLTPAYPRSQHPADVKAARIAELFQAKSFLDPSVLGTYPSELVEILRERDLLPEVDPSDLGLIKEHTVDFLGVNYYQPMRVSAPRYAPNPESPMLVEQFYEPYVMPGRKINPHRGWEIYEQGLYDIAQNIKGNYGNIEWLLTENGMGVEGEEKFRQNGEIQDDYRIDFVKDHLRELHRAVQEGANCKGYLMWTFIDCWSWLNGYKNRYGLVELDLATQERRLKKSGHWFRELSQQNGFEE; translated from the coding sequence ATGATTAAGTTTCCAAAAGATTTTTTATGGGGAACATCGACATCTGGTCCACAGACAGAAGGGCGTTTTGCCGGAGATGGCAAGGGGGACAACCTATGGGACTACTGGTATCAAGTAGAGCCTCATCGCTTTCGTTTCCAAGAAGGACCCGGTTTAACTTCGACCTTTTATGAAAATTGGGAAGAAGACATTGAGCTTCTAGTCGAGACTGGGCATACCGCTTTTCGGACTTCTATCCAATGGTCTCGGATTTTCCCCGAGGGTCGTGGAGAAGTCAATCCAGTAGGAGTGGCCTTTTACCGCCAAGTATTTGAACTTATCAAATCCAAAGGCATTCATTTGATGGTCAATCTTTATCACTTTGACCTTCCTTTTGCCTTGCAAGAACAAGGAGATGGTTGGGAGAACAAGGAGACGGTCTATGCCTATCGCGACTACGCTCGCTTCTGCTTTGAAACCTATGGGGACTTGGTCGATCAGTGGATTACCTTTAATGAGCCTATTGTTCCTGTAGAGTTTGGTTATTTTTATGATGCCCATTACCCACATAAGGTTGACGCCGCTGCAGCAGTCAAAGTAGCCTACCATACCCAGTTGGCAAGCAGCCTTGTTGTCAAGGCCTGCCACGAGGTGGATCCAAACTATCGAATCGGAGTAGTGTTGAACTTGACGCCAGCCTATCCGCGGAGCCAACATCCAGCAGATGTCAAGGCAGCACGAATCGCTGAGCTCTTCCAAGCCAAGTCTTTTCTTGATCCGTCTGTGCTTGGGACTTACCCATCAGAGTTGGTAGAGATTCTGCGAGAGCGCGATCTCTTGCCAGAAGTAGATCCAAGTGACTTAGGGCTGATAAAAGAACATACAGTTGACTTCTTAGGGGTCAACTATTACCAACCAATGCGGGTCTCTGCGCCTCGTTATGCGCCAAACCCAGAGTCCCCGATGCTGGTTGAGCAATTCTACGAACCCTATGTCATGCCAGGCAGAAAGATCAACCCACACAGAGGCTGGGAAATCTATGAGCAAGGCTTATATGACATCGCGCAAAATATCAAAGGAAATTATGGCAACATCGAGTGGCTTCTAACAGAGAATGGAATGGGAGTTGAAGGGGAAGAAAAATTCCGTCAAAATGGGGAAATCCAAGATGACTACCGGATTGACTTCGTCAAAGATCACCTGCGTGAGTTGCATCGGGCTGTTCAAGAAGGCGCCAACTGTAAGGGCTACCTCATGTGGACCTTTATCGACTGCTGGTCTTGGCTCAATGGTTATAAGAACCGCTACGGCCTTGTCGAATTAGACCTAGCCACTCAAGAAAGACGCCTGAAAAAATCGGGCCATTGGTTCCGTGAGTTGAGCCAGCAGAATGGATTTGAAGAGTAA